tagCAGTGGATATGGTGGTACAGGGCTCCTTTCAACACGCATTAAGATCATTCACTTCCTAGAGTTGCACATTATCAGGATTGTGTTCGTTAGGCACCAAACTTGTCCAATTCTGAAGTGTTTTTggttgtgtgccctaatgaacacgaccgtGGTCTACTGTAGCTTCAGGTCAGGTCGGATACAATGATACCCAGATTTGATGCTCACAACAAATCTCTACAGAGGATTGAAAAAGTAATATATTGGCCCTTGCTGTGGTAGTGtttacagagagaaagacaggacaTAGCATAGAGGATAACAGACAGGCGAGCCCATTAGTTGTCAACCATCCAGTCATTCAACTGCCATGGAAAACACCCAAAGCAGTGTTGGGAAATCACTTGGCTGTTTTTGATGAGGCACTCCCTAACTTCAGTGGTTCATGTTTGCACCACACTAAACAAATACAAGCAAGGCCTCTGCCGGCCAGGTAAATAGGCCTAGAGAAAAATTACATTTGGATGCATACTTGTGACACTGACTTTACCGAGTGATGAGCAACGCGAGAGTGAACAACATGTTGTGTGATGTGATTAGAGGTCAGTGGCCATTCATGATCTTGTTGGACGTCGTCATGGACGTGCTGGCGGAGGCTCTGAAGAAGTTGTCCTCTTTGAGTTTGAGGTGTTCTGGGAGCTCCAGCTTTCTTTTGGCCTCCTCAATATCATTGTTGATCGCTGCTATAAGGGCGTCtgcaaacacagagacaggagtgAGAATGTGTGTCCTTAAGTCTCTGAGGATTGCTGTGTCCGTACAAGAATGGAGGAACGCGTGTGTGTGTACACCAGTACTCTTACCAAGCGAGTCATAGCTCCTCTCTGGACGGATGTAGCCCACCATGACTACACTGAGGATCTGTCCATAGAAATCTTCTTTAAACGTGTGGATCACATGAGTCTCCTGTAATACACGTCAATCAATAAATGTAATCAACACTTGACCACAATAAACATACATATGTAACACTTTCCTAACCAGGGTGAAGTCTGGTTGATAGTGGTCTAAAGGGGTGGTCTGGGGTTTAACTAAAATTAAATAACCCCAGGTGTTCTCTCATTCCCTATTCAAATACCCTTAGTGTAACCTGACCCGTTATCAGACACACTACAACAAAATGCACACAGCAAAATGTCTCATTTGAGGAATTGTATGGACAAGCAACACAACCTCTCTCAATAAAGACATTCAGTAGCAGTTAAACATAACCCAAATCAGTATGGCATCAAGACAATCAATCGAATTAAAAACATTGCATTCACCATACACATTCAATAACAAACAGTCGCAACCTTTAAAAAAACAGGGTACCCTTTTAACTACCAGAGCTCTGAAATGTAAAAAGTCTTACTACATTGTAGGCCTGTGCTTCGTCCCTCAACGGGACTAAATGAACAAGCACAATCTTTGTGCTTgccttctgtgtgtgtgcgtgtattctGGAGCGGGAGTTCCAATGCAGGCGAGAGCGGTCCGTATTCAGTGCAGTGGTGGGAAACGCTAGTTAGCCAGATGACGTTTCTTCACGAGAGACTCAGAGGAAACCCTAGAATTTCCTTATATTTAGGGTAGTTATCTGAGCTCGCCCTAAACTACTTTGACACACGGTACTCACAATACAAATGTATCTGCTGCTTAAGGGGTGACTTGCTAGAATaaggttagctagttagctgctaATATTAGCTAGTAGCGTCGCGTATCTTCAGACAGGACCCAGAGAACTAGAATTGCCGGT
The DNA window shown above is from Coregonus clupeaformis isolate EN_2021a chromosome 18, ASM2061545v1, whole genome shotgun sequence and carries:
- the LOC121551984 gene encoding riboflavin kinase, with product MKSLPYFCRGEVVRGFGRGSKELGIPTANFPDSVVEHLPGDISTGIYYGWACVDTGDIHKMVMSIGWNPYYKNTKKSMETHVIHTFKEDFYGQILSVVMVGYIRPERSYDSLDALIAAINNDIEEAKRKLELPEHLKLKEDNFFRASASTSMTTSNKIMNGH